ATGTACTTTGTGATATCAACCGCAGTGCATATCCATGTCTAATGAGTAGttctattattcattatttcttacattaaatttattttgctaaCCATAATATATGATAGCAAACTGTGTAATGAGCCTACGATTATTATGTTACCTTACATAATTAAtcatagtttttgtttaattgtgtTCTGTTCATTTACAAGCAAAACCCAAGAGTGCTTCGtagttatttaaaagaaaatacttgtGTATCTAGTAGTattaggtacgattcagaccaaccggctggcgtcgcgccgcctcggaacggagccgtacgcgtgccgcggcagccgaacgtgtgccgcggcagccgaacgcgtccgtcggagctgtaccgctactgcggtatgcgtacggctgccgcggtagccgcacgcgtgccgcggcagccgacagcgtccgctgtcatatgtctggactaaagaaattagtttttcttccgtatccatttttgattttaatatgttaactgtcgcttgaagaacacaacttcaatgattcgctagttgctgcaccgtaatctccgttcgtatttcacgacgcacagctacccggctccgaacggacccgacggcagccgattggatgccgacggcgccgttcggagccggtcggggccggtcagccgtcgcgacagccgaatgcattctgcgacaggtcgcgacgcgtcgcgggatgccgacggagatagctatgcgtaagttgcttgcaaatatgaactgtaattactgttgatacatttcaatgttctttaccgcattgtaaaatgccgcccggcccggcccgacgcgagccggttggtctgaatcgtaccatAAGCCTTTACAATTATTAGGAGTTACATTTCTGTTGATTTTACGCCCAAAGGCCATAGAAATTTACCTAccatcttttaaaattttaaggaaCTCTTCAATATAGTggaaatatacctactttaccCACTATACATATATAGAGTACGTAAATGTGACACGCAAAAGTTGAGATATACAATTTTCGGAcgctattttaaacttaaagcgGCCCGTTGGCAGCATCGTTCATTCATTCAGCATTTTTCACTTAAGAATTGGTGTAATCATACTGAgcagtaattataaaaaattttgaataattagggtatcaaaaataattatcactttatATTAAccgttatttattaatttttttttttttttttaaataacccatatctgtcccactgcagggcaagggtctcctcccgaacgagggggaggggttaggccttgagtccaccacgctggccaagtgcgggttggggactttgcatgccctcaataaatgtattaaacaaattttaggcatgcaaggtttcctcacgatgttttccttcaccgttagagcaagtgataattatttctaatacacacataacttcgaaaagtcattggtgtgttgcctcggattcgaacctgcgaccacttgcgtgggaggtgccaacttaaaccactcggctatcactgctaacgctatttattaatatatttagtaaataaataggtagCAAAATTATATATATGTCGGAGACGGTCATTAGTATGGACGCTAAACGACTAAACGAAACGCAGGACGATATTCGAGAGATGGCAGCACCATCGCGATGATGTCACCTATCGTGCTATGACGGAGCCTAGCTAGAGAGGGGAGCGCGGACGAGACTCATTCCGTATTGGACTGTCCTCGCGACAATACCTCTACCTCTGCTAGGAACTGTTACTCGTTTCGTTGTACTTAATtcgaaagtaataataatagaagtGATTCCTGTACATTGTTGTTTCTCTTTGCTTGATTGATCCTAGTTAGCCCACATGTCGTCTGAGGGTACTGATAAGGCCGTCCCGGCGACATCAGAAGTGGGATCAAATCAAGCAAATGAGAATTCGCGTGGTGACAACTTTGAATCTAACGGACAATGGCGGTTGATGTTTGAAATGCAAAACGAGCAAATGCGGACGTTAATCCAAGCATTGAGCGTGCCACGACTCAAGGACCGTGTCACTCTACCCGAGTTCGATCCGGACAAGCGAGAAGCCGATCCTCAAGCGTGGTGTGCAACTGCCGATCTTTGTCTTTCTGAAAACCCGCTCGAAGGATGCCAACTAATCGTCGCGCTCAGCAAGGCTCTAAAAGGAACTGCGTCCACATGGCTGTCACAAGTTACCTACTCTGGAATGACTTGGGCACAATTCAAGGAGCTTTTTTCTGCGAGGTTCGTGCCGACAGAAACTATCCCAGCCACACTGATACATTTGAACGCCAGCAAGCCTAACGAAGGAGAAAGCTATGCTGCTTATGCCAGTCGGTTAATATCGTCACTATTAAATCGCTGGAAAAGTGCAAGTACCGAACAAATAGCAGTGTCGGTCGTGTTGGCTCACTTGGCGCAAGTTGATACTCGGTTACAGCGGCTTGCTTTTACTACCGAGATCAATTCACGCCATAACCTCCAGCAAGAATTGCAAGCGTATTCTTACCTCAAGCGAAAAACACCATTGGGTGCGAGTGATACATCAGATAATGTGAAGCGTGCCCGTTTGTCAACGCCGCCGCTTAAGTGTTTCCTGTGTGGAAAGCCGGGACACAAACAAGTTGACTGTCGTCTTAAGGGCAAAGATACTAAGAAGCAGTCTTTGCCATCGTCTACGCACACACGTGTAACACACCAGCCGACACCAAAAGGAGCACTCATCTGCTTCAAGTGCGGAGAACCTGGCCACATCGCCTCGCGCTGTGGAGAAGCCGCCCCTGCTACTACGGCGTCATCAAACACAGGGCCCCGAGCTGAACGTCGCGTCGACCTGTGCAGGGTCGAACCCCCTTCTGGATCATTAACGCATAACGGTCAGTCAATAATATTTCACTTCGATTCGGGAGCCGAGTGCTCATTAGTTAAGGAAAGTATTGCTAAGAAATTATGTGGTAAACGGTTCAACAATGTAGTGTCACTGATAGGAATAGGTAATAAGAATGTTAGTAGcactgaacagattttatgtaAAGTAGAAATTAGTGAGTACCCctctgaaatcttattccatgtTTTGCCCGACGTTTATTTGCGTAGTGACGTTATGATAGGTCGCGAGATTCTATTTTCCGGTTTTGTTATCAACATAAGCGCAAACGAGTTCACATTAACAAAGACTAATGTTATTAATTCGTGTGTTACAAAAAGTACCGAAACCGTTATTAACAATTTTGATCAAGTTGACACTGACATTGCAATTGAACGTAAACATACACTTGTCAGTACGCTGCGAAGATTTTCTAACTATTTTACTACTGGTTTTCCAACTACCCGCGTTAACACGTATAAACTAGAAATTCGCTTGATTGACCCAAATAAAACTGTACAGAGACGACCGTATCGTTGCTCGCCGGAGGAACGAAAGTTAATGCGTGAACGAGTGAATGAATTATTAGATGCCAAAATTATAAGACCAAGCAGTTCACCATTTGCGAGTCCCGCGTTATTTGTCGAAAAGCCAGACGGTACGAAGCGTATGTGTATCGACTATCGcgagttaaataaaaatacagtccCGGATAGATATCCTTTACCGTTAATTTCCGAACAGATTACGCGTCTTAATGGAGCTAATTACTTCACCAAACTCGACTGCGCTAGCGGTTTTCATTTAATTAGCGTCAGTGAAGAGTCTATTGAGCGTACAGCGTTTGTAACGGCCGACGGACAGTATGAGTTCTTAGCTATGCCTTTCGGCCTACGCAATGCTATCTCTGTTTTTCAACGCGCGATAATGATTGCGTTAGGTGACTTGGCTTATAGCTACGTAATAGTGTATGTTGACGATTTATTGATAATATCTGAGACCGAAAAACAAGGGTTAGAAAGGTTAAACACAGTTTTGGAGGTTTTATCTAAATCAGGTTTTTCACTTAACCTCAAAAAGTGTTCATTCTTAAAAACGCGCGTACAGTTTCTTGGCTTTGAAGTAGAGGCAGGAGAAATTAGaccaaacaaaaagaaaatcgAGGCTCTTAGTGCTTTACTTCCACCTGAATCTGTAACGCAGCTTAGGCAATTTATTGGGCTTGCATCTTACTTTAGGCAGTTCATTCCCAATTTTTCTCGGTTAATGACACCTTTACACAGATTGACGTCAGGTAAATGCCCATTTATTTGGAAGACTAGTCACGAAGTAGTACGACAGCATATCATTTCTATTTTAACATCTGAACCTGTATTGATGGTGTTTGACCCTCGTTATCCGACGGAATTGCATACAGACGCGAGCATGGACGGTTACGGTGCTATGGTTTTGCAAATAGTAGAAGGTAAGAGACGTGTGGTTGGTTATTACAGCAAGCGCACTACACCGGCTGAGTCGAGGAACCACTCATATGAGTTGGAGACGTTGGCCGTCGTGAATGGTGTTAAGTATTTCCGTTCTTACTTACATGGGAGAAAGTTTGTGGTGGTAACTGACTGCAATTCTTTAAAGTCTTCTCGAGACAAGATAGATCTGACGCCGAGAGTGCATCGTTGGTGGGGTTTCCTGCAGGCGTTTGATTTTGACGTCGTGTACAGATCCGGTAAGAGTATGGCTCACGTTGATTTTCTCTCTCGCAATCATTTACCTCGTCCTCGGATAAAAGGTCTTGGTAGCCAGGTGGAGCAGAAACGTATCAATTTAACGGAACTTTCCGGTAACTGGCTGTTAGCTGAACAGCAGCGGGACAAGGACATTCAAAACGTCATAGCTCAATTAGGAAATGGCGAGTTGAAAGAGGACGTTGCTCAAACATATGAGGTACGTTCGGGTTTACTCTACCGCAAAATTCAACGCAACCGCAGGACCAAATGCCTACCTGTCTTACCTCAAAGTATAAGATGGTCAGTAGTTCACAATGTTCACGACGCTATTGTGCATCTTGGTTGGGAGAAGACGCTTGAGAAGCTTTACGACTATTACTGGTTTGAAGGTATGTGCCGCTATGTCCGTAAATTCGTCGATAATTGCGTTACGTGCAAGGTAGCCAAAACTAGTTCCGGTAAAGTGCAGGCAGAGCTACATCCGATTCCAAAAATTACAGTACCCTGGCATACGGTACACATTGACGCGACGGGTAAGCTCAGTGGGAAACGCGATAACAAGGAGTATGTATTTGTACTCATCGACGCCTTCACAAAGTTTGTTCTTTTACACCATACCACGCATATTGATACTGCTAGTAGCATCAAAGCTGTGACAAAAAGTGTGTCATTGTTTGGATCACCGGTACGCATTATCGCTGATCAAGGTCGTTGTTTCGCGAGTCATGAGTTTAGggaattttgtgacactaaaaaCATTAAACTCCATTTAATAGCTACCGGGTCATCGCGGGCCAACGGCCAAGTCGAACGCACAATGAGTACGCTAAAATCTATGCTTACCGCTATTGAAGTGAACGAAGATAGGTCATGGCAGGATGCGTTAGGAGATGTACAACTCGCTCTAAATTGTACCACCAATAGGGTTACAAAATCGAGTCCACTCGAATTAATGATTGGCAAAGTCGCGCGTCCTCTTGGCTTAATGGTTAATAGCGATGATACAGAGGTAGATATCGCGCAGGTTAGAGGCGACGCAGctctttttatagaaaaatctgCTCAATATGATAAAAAACGGTTTGATAGTACTAAGGCAAGGCTGGATAAGTTTTCTGTGGGTGACTTTGTGTTACTTCAAAATGAAGAACGCAATCAAACTAAGTTAGACCCAAAATATAAGGGACCATTTAAAGTGATAGAAGTGTTAGATGGAGATCGCTATACACTGCGAGCATTAAATTCAAAGCGAACTTATAAATACGCGCATGATAGGCTAAGGCGGATGCCAGACGGCCAAGTACCACTTGAAGTAGAGGAAATTGAGTTGAGTGATAGTGGTGAATTTTAGTTCGGTTAATGGGACCGTACCAGTAGCCATTACGTAGCCGTAGTCCGTTAGAAGTCGGTATCTGCCTTTTGGTAGTCCGTGGATACGCGGTGCGCGGGTGGCTCTGGCGGAGGTCGGGTCTTATAGAGACCATAGAGTCCGTGGGACTCAGCATTCAGGGGAATGCAATTTGCAAACATGAGGTTTGTTGGAGGGGCTAAAAGAATAGCCAGTACTGTGAATAAGATTCCTACTTTGTGTTTTGTGATGATTTCAGAAAATGTGTTTCAACTAGTTGAAGGCTATAGTGGTACTCAGTCGTTTGAGCATTTTTAGTTGATAGTTAATCGAACCGAATGTTTGAATTCGATGTTGATGTAGAGCTTAAATCAGAATTAAACGATTGTGAcaagatgtttatttttcaatcccGTGTTAAACCTTGTCAGGAGTGACCGAACGGTATGTACTGTGTTCTGATTTTCTCGTTACAGAATGAAACACACGAGGTCGTGTGTAGCGCAGGATGGCCGTGTCGGAGACGGTCATTAGTATGGACGCTAAACGACTAAACGAAACGCAGCACGATATTCGAGAGATGGCAGCACCATCGCGATGATGTCACCTATCGTGCTATGACGGAGCCTAGCTAGAGAGGGGAGCGCGGACGAGACTCATTCCGTATTGGACTGTCCTCGCGACAATACCTCTACCTCTGCTAGGAACTGTTACTCGTTTCGTTGTACTTAATtcgaaagtaataataatagaagtGATTCCTGTACATTGTTGTTTCTCTTTGCTTGATTGATCCTAGTTAGCCCACATGTCGTC
The nucleotide sequence above comes from Anticarsia gemmatalis isolate Benzon Research Colony breed Stoneville strain chromosome W, ilAntGemm2 primary, whole genome shotgun sequence. Encoded proteins:
- the LOC142986032 gene encoding uncharacterized protein LOC142986032, with product MSSEGTDKAVPATSEVGSNQANENSRGDNFESNGQWRLMFEMQNEQMRTLIQALSVPRLKDRVTLPEFDPDKREADPQAWCATADLCLSENPLEGCQLIVALSKALKGTASTWLSQVTYSGMTWAQFKELFSARFVPTETIPATLIHLNASKPNEGESYAAYASRLISSLLNRWKSASTEQIAVSVVLAHLAQVDTRLQRLAFTTEINSRHNLQQELQAYSYLKRKTPLGASDTSDNVKRARLSTPPLKCFLCGKPGHKQVDCRLKGKDTKKQSLPSSTHTRVTHQPTPKGALICFKCGEPGHIASRCGEAAPATTASSNTGPRAERRVDLCRVEPPSGSLTHNE